The Bifidobacterium animalis subsp. animalis ATCC 25527 genome has a segment encoding these proteins:
- a CDS encoding glycogen/starch/alpha-glucan phosphorylase produces MTELTAPKSPLTANEFADEIRQALKYTQGVTPEQAKTADIYVAAATVVRRHLMDSWMKTQQDMINGNTKAVGYLSAEFLMGKQLRNALLNAGLTPQFEEAVRGLGFDPQAVVDAEYEPGLGNGGLGRLAACFIDSLASLGVPAFGYGIQYKYGIFRQEFDDEGRQIERPDYWLANEDPWGHIDYERDQRVNFGGKVVEENGKRVWKPDWAVRAIPVDYMVPGYASGRVNTLRLWQARSYDEFDLLTFNKSEYLDAVKPQVKAEDISKVLYPEDSTEVGKELRLEQQYFFASASIHDAIRVFYPNTDKPDLTTFADKITFQLNDTHPVIGIPELMRIMIDEYGYDWDTAWEVTHKTFNYTCHTLLPEALEVWPASLIGKLLPRHLEIIERINKQFVSELEAKGASEDQIKRMLILTDDEHPVVRMAYLATYAGSNVNGVAELHSQLLKDVTLRDFSDVYPAKFKNVTNGVTPRRFIKLANPRLSELITEGLGTDKWLEDLDLLEGLAPLAQDDEFVKKFAAVKHENKVAFADFSKQRYGAELDANTMFDTMIKRLHEYKRQALKILEIIATYSDIKSGKVNAQDITPRTYIFGAKAAPGYYLAKMTIQLINNVAKVIDNDPDVNGKIKIFFPWNYNIEVAQMLIPATELDEQISQAGKEASGTSNMKFALNGALTVGTLDGANVEIRERVGADNFFLFGMTVDEVEKMYEQGYDPSKYYEADPRLKAAIDMVADGTFSNGDRNTYAPLVSDWLTKDWFMTLADFSAYHDIQADIDALYADQLEWNRKAILNVANSGYFSSDRSIKDYLDRIWHTHSLDK; encoded by the coding sequence ATGACCGAACTAACGGCACCTAAGTCCCCGCTGACCGCCAACGAATTCGCTGACGAAATTCGACAGGCGCTCAAGTACACACAGGGGGTCACCCCGGAACAGGCCAAGACGGCCGATATCTATGTTGCCGCTGCAACCGTGGTCCGCCGCCATCTCATGGATTCCTGGATGAAGACCCAGCAGGACATGATCAACGGCAATACGAAGGCCGTGGGTTACTTGTCCGCGGAATTCCTGATGGGCAAGCAGCTGCGCAACGCATTGCTCAACGCGGGCCTCACCCCGCAGTTCGAAGAGGCCGTGCGCGGTCTCGGCTTCGACCCGCAGGCAGTGGTCGACGCGGAATACGAACCGGGTCTGGGCAATGGCGGTCTCGGTCGTCTCGCAGCCTGCTTCATCGATTCGCTCGCCTCGCTCGGCGTTCCCGCCTTCGGCTACGGCATCCAGTACAAGTACGGCATCTTCCGCCAGGAATTCGACGACGAGGGTCGTCAGATCGAACGCCCGGACTATTGGCTGGCCAATGAGGACCCATGGGGGCACATCGACTACGAACGCGATCAGCGCGTCAACTTCGGCGGCAAGGTCGTCGAGGAGAACGGCAAGCGCGTGTGGAAGCCGGATTGGGCAGTGCGCGCCATCCCGGTGGACTACATGGTGCCCGGCTACGCTTCGGGCCGCGTGAACACGCTGCGCCTGTGGCAAGCACGCTCCTACGACGAGTTCGACCTGCTCACGTTCAACAAGTCCGAGTACCTCGACGCGGTGAAGCCGCAGGTCAAGGCCGAGGACATCTCCAAGGTGCTCTACCCGGAGGACTCCACCGAGGTGGGCAAGGAGCTGCGTCTCGAACAGCAGTACTTCTTCGCCAGCGCTTCCATTCACGATGCGATTCGCGTGTTCTACCCGAACACCGACAAGCCGGATCTGACCACCTTCGCCGACAAGATCACGTTCCAGCTCAACGACACCCACCCGGTGATCGGTATTCCGGAACTCATGCGCATCATGATCGACGAATACGGCTACGACTGGGACACCGCTTGGGAAGTCACCCACAAGACCTTCAACTACACCTGCCACACGCTGCTTCCGGAAGCACTGGAAGTGTGGCCGGCATCGCTCATCGGCAAGCTGCTGCCGCGTCACCTCGAGATCATCGAGCGCATCAACAAGCAGTTCGTCTCCGAGCTCGAGGCCAAGGGTGCCAGCGAAGACCAGATCAAGCGCATGCTGATCCTCACCGACGATGAGCACCCGGTCGTGCGCATGGCCTACCTCGCCACCTACGCCGGCTCCAACGTGAACGGCGTTGCCGAGCTGCACTCCCAGCTGCTCAAGGATGTCACGCTGCGTGACTTCTCCGACGTCTACCCGGCGAAGTTCAAGAACGTGACCAACGGCGTGACCCCACGCCGCTTCATCAAGCTGGCCAATCCCCGCCTCTCCGAGCTCATCACCGAGGGTCTCGGCACCGACAAGTGGCTTGAGGACCTCGATCTGCTCGAAGGCCTCGCGCCGCTCGCCCAGGACGACGAGTTCGTGAAGAAGTTCGCCGCCGTGAAGCACGAGAACAAGGTCGCATTCGCCGACTTCTCCAAGCAGCGCTATGGTGCCGAGCTCGATGCCAACACGATGTTCGACACGATGATCAAGCGTCTGCACGAATACAAGCGCCAGGCACTGAAGATCCTCGAGATCATCGCCACGTACTCCGACATCAAGAGCGGCAAGGTCAACGCCCAGGACATCACGCCGCGCACCTACATCTTCGGTGCAAAGGCCGCCCCGGGTTACTACCTCGCCAAGATGACGATCCAGCTCATCAACAACGTGGCCAAGGTGATCGACAACGATCCGGATGTCAACGGCAAGATCAAGATCTTCTTCCCGTGGAACTACAACATCGAGGTCGCGCAGATGCTCATCCCGGCCACCGAGCTCGACGAGCAGATCTCGCAGGCCGGCAAGGAGGCCTCGGGCACCTCGAACATGAAGTTCGCCCTCAACGGCGCGCTCACCGTGGGCACGCTCGACGGCGCGAACGTGGAGATTCGCGAGCGCGTGGGCGCCGACAACTTCTTCCTCTTCGGCATGACCGTTGACGAGGTGGAGAAGATGTACGAGCAGGGCTACGACCCGAGCAAGTACTATGAGGCCGACCCGCGTCTGAAGGCTGCGATCGACATGGTTGCCGACGGCACGTTCTCGAACGGCGACAGGAACACCTACGCCCCGCTGGTCTCCGACTGGCTGACGAAGGACTGGTTCATGACGCTGGCCGACTTCTCCGCCTACCATGACATTCAGGCCGATATCGATGCACTGTATGCCGACCAGCTCGAATGGAACCGCAAGGCGATTCTCAATGTCGCCAACTCCGGTTATTTCAGCTCCGACCGTTCGATCAAGGACTACCTCGACCGCATCTGGCACACCCACTCGCTCGATAAGTGA